The genomic DNA GAGCGGAAAGCGAGGACGCAGGTCGCCCACGCGCGGCGGTCGCGGAAGCCGTCGAGCGAGCGGCAGAGCGTCTCGAGGCCCGCGAGCCTCTCGAACCATTTGACGTAAGGCCCCGGGAGACCGCCCCACGCCGCGAAACCGAGCGCGGAGTCTTCGACGACGCACGCGCGTTCCAGTCGCCGGAACGCTTCGCGCGCCTTCTCGCGCGCCACCTCCTCGATCGTCGCGGCCTGGATCTCCGGAAGCTCGACGTCGGCGCGTTCGACCTCGGAACCGAGGATCTCGGCGGCTTCGCGCGCCTTCGACGAAGAGCTGGTCACGAGCAGGATCTTCACGCGGCGATTGTAGCGGGCCGCGCGCCGGGAGACGCTCGCCGGTCCTTATAATGCGACCCGCGACCGTGGCCCACGATCCCGGAACTCCCGTTCGCCCCCTTCGCGCCGTCGCTCTCGCCGTCGCCGGCTTCGTCGTGCTCGCCACGGCGGCCGCGGCCGGCGTTCCCCCGAGCGCTCCTCCGCCGTCTCCCCCCGAGCCGGCCCGGTCCCCCGCCCGGACCGACGAGTCCGCGGCGCGCGAGCGCGTCCGCGTCCTCCGCGCCGCCGCCGAATCGGGGCGCGACGCGGACATCGACGCGTTCGTCGCCTTCGTCCTCGATTACGTCGGTCAGCACCCGGGATCTCCGCTCTCCCGCCATCTCCGGCGCGATCTGCCCCGGAGTCTCAAAAGCGAGGCGCGCCGCGCCGAGCGGACGGGGAACGGCCGGCGGGCTCTGGCGCTCTATCGGATCTACGAGCGCCTCCCGTTCCTTCCGCCGGATCGCGAGGTCGGCCACCGACGCGCGGCGCTCGAATCGGCGTTCGTCGCGGCCCGCATTTCGCCGGAACCGCACCCGCCGGCGATCCTCGCCCACGCCGGCCGGGAGGTCGCGATTCCGGTCGACTGGCCGGGCAGCGGGGAGGGAGTCTCGGGGGAGCTGCACTTCCGGAAGGGCGCGTCCGGGGAGTGGCGCAGCGTGCCGATCCTCGCGGGTCCGGACGGAAGGCGGAAAGCGATCGTCCCGGCCGAGGAAGTCGCGCCGCCATCGATCGCCTACTGGACCGAAATGCGCGACGCCGCC from Thermoanaerobaculia bacterium includes the following:
- the rdgB gene encoding RdgB/HAM1 family non-canonical purine NTP pyrophosphatase — encoded protein: MKILLVTSSSSKAREAAEILGSEVERADVELPEIQAATIEEVAREKAREAFRRLERACVVEDSALGFAAWGGLPGPYVKWFERLAGLETLCRSLDGFRDRRAWATCVLAFRSETEQLTAVGRIDGSIADKPRGTGGFGWDAIFVPDGEARTFAEMSAAEKNGISHRRRAWEELRKKIRLWQDGR